A window of the Haloquadratum walsbyi C23 genome harbors these coding sequences:
- a CDS encoding shikimate kinase: MHGRAVALGAGTVLNALATGIGAAFALDVETTATVDITPEETLDSTRVNGTIAGVENGDTRLIERCVELAIETYGPGDMQYIAHIQTESDIPMAAGLKSSSAAANASILATADAFDITPEPISACRLGVRAARDVGVTVTGAFDDASASMLGGVTVTNNNEDKLLAHDTVEWDVVVWTPPERAYSADADAERCANIAPMAELVEDLALTNQYTEAMTVNGLAFSAALGFDPAPAVEVMPYASGVSLSGTGPSVVAVADRNSESKGESDEVDLAVVTRRWRSRGGTVWKTTTRATREESSTRPDET; the protein is encoded by the coding sequence ATGCACGGTCGTGCGGTCGCGCTTGGTGCAGGAACGGTGTTAAACGCCCTTGCGACAGGAATCGGCGCAGCGTTTGCACTTGACGTCGAGACGACGGCAACGGTCGATATCACTCCTGAAGAGACACTTGATAGCACGCGTGTCAATGGAACGATTGCAGGGGTTGAGAATGGTGATACACGGTTAATTGAGCGATGCGTCGAATTAGCGATTGAAACATATGGACCAGGAGACATGCAGTATATTGCTCACATACAGACTGAGAGTGATATTCCGATGGCAGCCGGGCTGAAAAGCTCAAGTGCCGCTGCGAACGCATCAATTCTGGCAACAGCAGATGCATTCGACATCACCCCGGAGCCGATTTCGGCTTGTCGGCTTGGCGTCCGTGCAGCACGTGATGTCGGTGTGACGGTTACAGGCGCTTTCGATGATGCGTCTGCATCAATGTTAGGCGGAGTTACGGTTACGAACAATAACGAGGACAAGCTTCTTGCTCACGACACTGTTGAGTGGGATGTAGTTGTGTGGACGCCGCCTGAGCGTGCTTACAGTGCCGATGCAGATGCTGAGCGATGCGCGAATATCGCTCCAATGGCTGAATTAGTCGAAGATCTCGCACTTACTAATCAGTATACAGAAGCAATGACAGTCAATGGGTTAGCGTTTTCAGCCGCACTTGGATTCGATCCAGCGCCAGCAGTCGAAGTGATGCCGTATGCGAGCGGTGTTTCTTTGTCTGGTACTGGACCAAGTGTTGTCGCCGTTGCTGACCGCAATAGTGAGAGTAAGGGTGAGTCTGATGAGGTGGATTTAGCAGTTGTAACGCGCCGCTGGCGGAGCCGTGGCGGGACAGTCTGGAAAACAACAACTCGGGCGACACGAGAGGAATCATCGACACGTCCGGATGAAACATAA
- a CDS encoding chorismate mutase, which yields MTPDTDANADTDTDTDADTAVNTESKVDGGIVTTESDSLESLRKEIKSIDRELVELIARRTYVADSIAQVKSEQGLPTTDEGQEARVMERAGINAEQFDVDANLVKAVFRLLIELNKVEQRQNR from the coding sequence ATGACACCGGATACAGATGCTAATGCAGACACTGACACTGACACTGACGCTGACACAGCGGTAAACACCGAATCGAAAGTTGACGGAGGTATAGTGACCACAGAATCAGATTCACTTGAATCGCTTCGCAAGGAAATTAAGTCAATTGATCGCGAGCTTGTTGAGTTGATTGCACGTCGGACATATGTGGCTGATTCAATTGCACAAGTAAAATCCGAGCAGGGTCTCCCGACGACTGATGAGGGACAGGAAGCTCGTGTCATGGAACGAGCTGGGATAAATGCTGAACAATTTGATGTTGATGCAAATTTGGTTAAAGCTGTGTTTCGTCTGCTAATTGAACTCAATAAGGTCGAACAGAGACAAAACCGATAA
- a CDS encoding RNA-guided pseudouridylation complex pseudouridine synthase subunit Cbf5: MTESPRLRESPDNRSLADICNFGVVNLDKPVGPSAHQVSAWVRDLIGVERAAHAGTLDPKVTGCLPILLGEATRLAPVFLEGIKEYLAVLEFHGPPPSDLSMIIETFEGTIYQKPPRKSAVSRRLRKRTIETLDILEVDSDAQQALLHIRCESGTYIRKLCHDLGLAAGTGAHMGDLRRTGTTPFSDTNLISTADLTDAVVFTLEEIARANQTQINDAPDDSTAAYSLLHKINTANIDPNSTSPTDHLRNVISPAERALQHLPTVIIAPSAAAEVAMGAPVYAPGVIEFDSAAGNTHDITDSALVSCHTPDETAVCLGRVSGPLDAESGEVISLERVLV, encoded by the coding sequence ATGACAGAATCACCACGACTTCGTGAATCACCAGATAATCGCTCACTCGCCGACATTTGTAACTTTGGGGTAGTGAATCTAGATAAACCCGTTGGACCATCGGCTCATCAGGTCTCAGCGTGGGTTCGTGATCTCATTGGTGTTGAGCGCGCTGCGCATGCTGGAACCCTTGATCCGAAGGTAACTGGTTGTCTTCCGATTCTCCTTGGTGAGGCAACACGACTTGCTCCAGTATTTCTCGAGGGAATCAAAGAATATCTGGCAGTGTTGGAGTTTCATGGACCTCCCCCAAGTGACCTTTCGATGATTATTGAGACATTTGAGGGAACAATCTATCAGAAGCCGCCACGGAAGAGTGCTGTTTCACGCCGTCTTCGAAAACGAACAATTGAAACACTTGATATCCTCGAGGTTGATTCGGATGCTCAACAAGCGCTCCTCCATATTCGCTGTGAGAGCGGCACTTACATTCGAAAGCTGTGTCATGACCTCGGACTTGCGGCTGGGACAGGCGCGCACATGGGCGACCTTCGGCGCACAGGGACAACACCATTCTCTGACACAAATCTGATTTCAACTGCTGACCTCACAGATGCTGTTGTATTCACGCTTGAGGAGATAGCCAGAGCTAATCAAACGCAAATCAATGACGCTCCAGATGACTCAACCGCTGCGTATTCGCTACTTCACAAGATTAATACCGCAAACATAGATCCCAACTCAACCTCGCCGACGGACCACCTTCGTAATGTTATCAGTCCTGCAGAGCGTGCACTTCAGCATCTTCCGACAGTCATAATTGCCCCATCTGCAGCCGCGGAGGTGGCAATGGGAGCACCGGTGTACGCACCAGGCGTGATTGAATTTGATTCTGCAGCGGGAAACACTCATGACATTACTGATAGTGCCCTTGTTAGCTGTCATACTCCGGATGAGACTGCTGTCTGCCTTGGTCGCGTCAGCGGTCCACTTGATGCCGAGAGTGGCGAAGTCATCTCATTAGAGCGAGTGCTTGTCTAA
- the cmk gene encoding (d)CMP kinase, translating to MLLTVSGPPGAGKSTTADTLAATFGLEHVSGGDIFRELAAERGLTAVELNQQAEADDQIDRDLDQRLRTIALERDDILLESRLAGWLAGDAADIRVWLDAPLNVRAGRIADREDKSISTAREETRTREESEALRYQNYYNIDIHDHSIYDLRVNTARWPKTEVPDILEAAIAAYEPASDEGRFPIEDIIYDF from the coding sequence ATGTTGTTGACCGTCTCTGGTCCGCCTGGTGCAGGCAAGAGTACAACGGCGGATACACTTGCGGCTACCTTCGGACTTGAACATGTGAGTGGTGGTGATATTTTTCGAGAGCTCGCCGCTGAGCGTGGACTAACCGCCGTTGAGCTGAATCAACAAGCTGAAGCGGATGATCAAATCGACCGTGATCTTGATCAGCGATTGCGAACAATTGCACTGGAGCGTGATGATATTCTCTTAGAGTCGCGACTTGCCGGATGGCTTGCCGGTGATGCCGCGGATATCCGAGTCTGGTTAGACGCACCACTTAATGTTCGCGCTGGTCGTATTGCTGACCGCGAAGACAAATCAATCTCGACAGCACGAGAGGAAACGCGTACCCGAGAAGAAAGTGAAGCACTTCGATACCAGAATTATTATAATATTGATATCCACGATCACTCAATCTATGATCTGAGGGTTAACACCGCGCGATGGCCAAAGACCGAAGTTCCTGATATTCTTGAAGCCGCGATTGCAGCGTATGAACCTGCTTCGGATGAAGGTCGATTCCCTATCGAGGATATTATATATGATTTCTAA